Proteins from one Asterias rubens chromosome 21, eAstRub1.3, whole genome shotgun sequence genomic window:
- the LOC117304812 gene encoding uncharacterized protein LOC117304812, with product MEIQSVQMALITNLVSGLLILFVQPVFANSTVRTSGDASVSNMTTMSTSNPETLNTTVLESTDSPSTRDETSSVTVRTSIGDASGSNMTTMSTSNPETLNTTVLESTDSPSTRDGTSSVTSSMSSSTPETDQSTQMTTMSSPTTLMPSTVLPSPPKTMSTTAGPALGQGEIIATGVGGGVLLLVLFVIAAFCIYKKCSGDGIDTRPISKIDEDDCFPTRMSMHRPEAATMNADGDLAFLTFTGKHNDVDGIVNPTYDTTVIDEYPNQCATIPSKARLSQNPNEGRDGGKDADDKSDVEGVVDVSEKMDAEGAVDASDKKDAEGIVDASDKKGAEGDVDAFETEKADVASESPATTTGGEIRPISGVSYKSADIDFALEVLDVGPV from the exons ATGGAGATACAATCG gttCAAATGGCGTTGATTACCAACCTAGTGTCAGGCCTACTAATCTTGTTTGTCCAACCTGTCTTCGCGAACTCAACGGTAAGGACATCTGGTGATGCTTCAGTGTCTAACATGACCACGATGTCAACGTCAAATCCGGAAACTCTGAACACGACAGTTCTAGAGTCAACAGATTCACCCTCAACGAGGGATGAGACTTCTTCAGTTACGGTAAGGACATCAATTGGTGATGCTTCAGGGTCTAACATGACCACGATGTCAACGTCAAATCCGGAAACTCTGAACACGACAGTTCTAGAGTCAACAGATTCACCCTCAACGAGGGATGGGACTTCTTCAGTTACAAGCAGTATGTCGTCGTCGACACCCGAGACGGATCAATCCACACAGATGACAACAATGTCATCGCCAACGACACTAATGCCAAGCACTGTGTTGCCGTCACCTCCTAAGACAATGAGCACAACTGCAG GACCAGCTCTAGGGCAGGGAGAAATCATCGCCACCGGTGTTGGGGGAGGAGTACTGCTACTAGTGCTGTTTGTAATCGCTGCATTCTGCATTTACAAGAA GTGTAGTGGCGACGGCATCGATACTAGACCTATCAGTAAGATTGACGAGGATGACTGCTTTCCCACCAGGATGTCGATGCATCGTCCCGAGGCGGCCACCATGAACGCTGATGGTGATCTTGCCTTCCTCACATTCACGGGGAAACACAACGATGTGGACGGCATCGTCAACCCAACCTACGACACCACCGTCATCGACGAATATCCAAATCAATGTGCAACTATTCCGTCAAAAGCCCGGCTGTCCCAAAACCCAAACGAGGGAAGGGATGGCGGTAAGGATGCAGATGATAAAAGTGACGTTGAGGGCGTTGTTGATGTTTCTGAAAAAATGGAcgctgagggcgctgttgacgCTTCTGACAAGAAGGACGCTGAGGGCATTGTTGATGCTTCTGACAAGAAGGGCGCTGAGGGCGATGTTGATGCTTTTGAAACTGAAAAGGCCGACGTTGCCAGCGAGTCTCCAGCTACGACCACTGGCGGGGAAATACGGCCGATCAGTGGGGTGTCATATAAAAGCGCAGACATTGATTTTGCCCTCGAGGTATTAGATGTAGGACCAGTCTGA